Proteins encoded together in one Canis lupus familiaris isolate Mischka breed German Shepherd chromosome 25, alternate assembly UU_Cfam_GSD_1.0, whole genome shotgun sequence window:
- the NEU2 gene encoding sialidase-2, with product MASCPVLQKEKVFQSGAHAYRIPALLYLPQQKTLLAFAEKRTSKKDEHAELIVLRRGSYDASTHHVQWHAQEVVAQAQLEGHRSMNPSPLYDEKTGTLFLFFIAIPGQVSEHHQLHTRVNVTRLCQVTSTDHGRSWSPARDLTGPAIGAAHKEWATFAVGPGHCLQLHNKAQSLVVPAYAYRNLRSLPRPSPFAFCFVSHDHGHTWERGNFVAQDTLECQVAEVGGAERRVVYLNARSPRRARVQAESTNEGLDFTEAQAVKELVEPPHGCQGSVISFPNPHAGSGACDRWLLYTHPTDPQRRAHLGAYLHRRRPGRKAWSEPVLLAAGGCAYSDLQAMGAGPDGSPQFGCLYESGHYEEVVFLMFTLKQAFPAEFVSP from the exons ATGGCATCCTGCCCCGTCCTGCAGAAGGAGAAAGTGTTCCAGTCAGGAGCCCATGCCTACAGAATCCCCGCTCTGCTCTACCTGCCTCAACAGAAGACACTGCTGGCCTTTGCAGAAAAGCGAACGAGCAAGAAGGATGAGCACGCAGAGCTGATTGTCCTGCGCAGAGGGAGCTATGACGCATCCACCCACCATGTCCAG TGGCACGCTCAGGAGGTGGTGGCCCAAGCCCAGCTGGAGGGCCACCGGTCCATGAACCCAAGCCCCTTGTACGATGAGAAGACAGGaaccctcttcctcttcttcattgCCATCCCCGGGCAGGTCTCCGAGCACCACCAGCTGCATACGAGGGTCAATGTGACGCGGCTGTGCCAGGTCACCAGCACTGACCACGGCAGGTCCTGGAGCCCTGCCAGGGACCTCACTGGCCCTGCCATCGGCGCAGCCCACAAGGAATGGGCCACTTTTGCGGTGGGCCCGGGACACTGTCTGCAGCTGCACAACAAGGCCCAGAGTCTGGTGGTGCCCGCCTATGCTTACCGGAACCTCCGCTCCCTCCCGAGGCCTTCCCCGTTCGCCTTCTGCTTCGTCAGCCACGACCACGGGCACACGTGGGAGAGGGGAAACTTTGTGGCCCAGGACACCCTGGAGTGCCAGGTGGCTGAAGTCGGGGGTGCGGAGCGGAGGGTGGTATACCTGAATGCCAGAAGCCCGCGCAGGGCCAGGGTCCAGGCCGAGAGCACCAACGAGGGGCTCGACTTCACGGAGGCCCAGGCGGTGAAGGAGCTCGTGGAGCCTCCCCACGGCTGCCAAGGGAGCGTCATCAGTTTCCCGAACCCCCACGCGGGCTCAGGAGCCTGCGACCGGTGGCTGCTCTACACTCACCCGACCGACCCGCAGCGCAGAGCCCACCTGGGCGCCTACCTCCACCGGCGGCGCCCGGGCCGCAAGGCCTGGTCCGAGCCCGTCCTGCTGGCGGCCGGCGGCTGCGCCTACTCCGACCTGCAGGCCATGGGCGCCGGCCCCGACGGCTCGCCCCAGTTCGGCTGCCTCTACGAGTCGGGCCACTACGAAGAGGTCGTCTTCCTCATGTTCACCCTGAAACAAGCCTTCCCCGCTGAGTTTGTGTCGCCGTGA